A genomic window from Lotus japonicus ecotype B-129 chromosome 1, LjGifu_v1.2 includes:
- the LOC130729120 gene encoding zinc finger protein GIS2 translates to MSSDSRSRSRSRSRSPMDRKIRSDRFSYRDAPYRRDSRRGFSRDNLCKNCKRPGHFARECPNVAICHNCGLPGHIASECTTKSLCWNCKEPGHMASSCPNEGICHTCGKVGHRARECSAPPMPPGDLRLCNNCYKQGHIAVECTNEKACNNCRKTGHLARDCPNDPICNLCNVSGHVARQCPKSNILGDRSSGGGGGMGGRGGGGGGGYRDVVCRNCQQLGHMSRDCMGPLMICHNCGGRGHLAYECPSGRFMDRYAPNTRRY, encoded by the exons ATGAGTTCAGACAGCCGCAGCCGAAGCAGAAGCAGGAGCAGGAGCCCAATGGACCGTAAGATCCGGTCTGACCGATTCTCCTATCGTGATGCACCTTACAGGAGAGATTCACGTCGGGGTTTcag CCGAGACAATTTGTGCAAGAACTGCAAGAGGCCAGGTCATTTTGCTAGAGAATGCCCTAATGTTGCTATTTGCCACAACTGTGGCCTCCCAGG GCACATTGCTTCAGAATGCACCACAAAGTCGCTGTGCTGGAATTGTAAGGAACCTGGCCACATGGCAAGCAGTTGTCCAAATGAGGGCATTTGCCACACCTGTGGCAAAGTTGGACACCGTGCTAGGGAGTGCTCAGCTCCTCCTATGCCTCCAGGGGACTTGAGGTTGTGCAACAACTGTTATAAGCAGGGCCATATTGCAGTTGAATGTACTAATGAGAAGGCGTGCAACAACTGTAGGAAGACAGGTCACCTCGCACGTGATTGTCCAAATGATCCCATCTGCAACTTGTGCAATGTTTCTGGGCATGTGGCTAGACAGTGTCCAAAATCCAACATTCTAGGGGACCGCagcagtggtggcggtggtggtatgggtggtcgtggtggtggcggcggggGTGGTTACAGGGATGTTGTATGCAGGAACTGCCAGCAACTGGGTCACATGAGCAGGGATTGCATGGGACCATTGATGATCTGTCACAATTGTGGAGGTCGTGGTCACCTGGCCTATGAGTGCCCTTCTGGTCGGTTTATGGATCGCTATGCACCAAACACAAGGAGGTACTGA
- the LOC130729121 gene encoding protein FMP32, mitochondrial-like, whose product MALLNRVCRLSPNHRHLCFAKCHDIVSSIPSTTTHRISSVSHAVASTGKRAFLVDTLGLVRGLEANGVPPKQAEAITSAITEVLNDSLENVAHSFVTKSELQKSEMLQESNLSKFKSEVQSSQEHHFSLLQGQTQKLHNDIEKMRTELRHEIDKVTAGQRLDLNLERARIRDELANQNAETTALTNKLDREIHALRAQLEAAKYDVIKYCIGTLVSISAVGLAVIRIIL is encoded by the exons ATGGCGCTGTTGAATCGCGTTTGTCGTCTGAGTCCCAATCACCGCCACCTCTGCTTCGCCAAGTGCCACGACATCGTTTCTTCCATTCCTTCCACCACCACGCATCGTATCAGCAGCGTTTCCCATGCCGTGGCTTCCACCGGAAAGCGCGCGTTCCTCGTTGATACACTTGGCCTG GTTAGGGGTTTAGAGGCAAATGGGGTGCCGCCTAAACAGGCTGAAGCGATAACTTCTGCCATCACTGAAGTTCTCAATGATAGCTTGGAAAATGTAGCTCATTCTTTTGTTACAAAATCAGAATTGCAAAAG TCAGAGATGCTCCAAGAATCAAATCTGTCAAAGTTCAAATCTGAAGTGCAAAGTTCTCAG GAGCATCATTTTTCTTTGTTACAAGGCCAGACACAAAAGCTTCATAATGACATAGAGAAGATGAGAACTGAATTAAG GCATGAGATTGACAAAGTCACTGCAGGGCAACGTTTGGACTTGAATCTTGAAAGAGC ACGCATACGGGATGAGCTTGCTAATCAAAATGCTGAAACCACCGCGCTGACAAACAAACTTGATCGG GAAATCCATGCATTAAGAGCCCAGTTAGAAGCTGCAAAGTATGATGTGATCAAATACTGCATAGGTACCCTTGTCTCCATATCTGCAGTGGGTCTCGCTGTAATCCGTATCATATTGTAG